One window from the genome of Cryptomeria japonica chromosome 6, Sugi_1.0, whole genome shotgun sequence encodes:
- the LOC131037751 gene encoding geraniol 8-hydroxylase-like, translating to MEGQWVIWLSALVSSVLAYFLVDLMGERKKKSRANLPPGPPGWPIVGNLLQLGKKPNESLWALSQQYGPLMTLSLGMKTAVVVSSSEMAKEVLKIHDQNFAGRIMIEAAKVFSHHESSIAFAQYGDYWRKFRRIATTELFTPTRLQALQHLRRDQVSETIRMVFEKKGTSMNIAELVYYEGLNLMSNAIFSKNLFDPKNLESAELRNTFSEMVNLTGKPNLADFYPFLKLVDPQGVCRRLTVHHKRLHEYLDVFIQDRLEARRQGVGLPKEKDFLDILLDLTAHDFTLVNIRALLLELLSAGSDTTTTTIEWVMVELIANPYVMKKAQKELEEVIGLNRKVEESDIDRLPYLHAIVKEVFRLHPALPLALPHRADNSCEVAGYMIPKHAMVIVNLWAIGRDPKIWKEPLKFMPERFFNGLVTSNKRRAARWDPPPLGHFKLDFDGASRGNPGLAGAALVSSVLAYFLVDLMGKRKKKSRANLPPGPPGWPIVGNLLQLGKKPNESLWALSQQYGPLMTLSLGMKTAVVVSSSEMAKEVLKIHDQNFAGRIMIEAAKVFSHHESSIPFAQYGDYWRKFRRIATTELFTPTRLQALQHLRRDQVSETIRMVFEKKGTSMNIAELVYYEGLNLMSNAIFSKNLFDPKNLESAELRNTFSEMVNLTGKPNLADFYPFLKLVDPQGVCRRLTVHHKRLHEYLDVFIQDRLEARRQGVGLPKEKDFLDILLDLTAHDFTLVNIRALLLELLSAGSDTTTTTIEWVMVELIANPYVMKKAQKELEEVIGLNRKVEESDIDRLPYLHAIVKEVFRLHPALPLALPHRADNSCEVAGYMIPKHAMVIVNLWAIGRDPKIWKEPLKFMPERFFNGENSKVKYKGQNFELIPFGAGRRICLGLPLAHQMVHFTIASLIHSFNWMLPIGMNYNKIDMSETFGIVLKKSKELHAIPTPRLPNHLY from the exons ATGGAAGGGCAATGGGTGATTTGGCTTTCAGCGCTGGTAAGCAGTGTGCTCGCTTATTTCTTAGTAGATTTAATGggggaaagaaagaagaagagcagAGCAAATCTTCCTCCTGGACCTCCTGGCTGGCCCATCGTGGGAAACCTTCTCCAGCTGGGGAAAAAACCCAATGAATCTCTGTGGGCTCTTTCTCAGCAATACGGTCCTCTCATGACTCTCTCTCTCGGCATGAAAACTGCTGTGGTGGTTTCATCCTCTGAAATGGCAAAAGAGGTCCTCAAAATCCACGACCAGAATTTTGCAGGACGGATTATGATAGAAGCAGCAAAGGTGTTTTCTCACCATGAATCTTCAATTGCTTTTGCTCAGTATGGAGATTACTGGCGGAAGTTCAGACGCATTGCCACCACAGAGCTTTTCACTCCCACCAGACTCCAAGCGCTGCAACATCTCAGAAGAGATCAAGTCTCCGAGACGATTCGAATGGTCTTTGAGAAGAAGGGGACGAGTATGAATATTGCAGAGCTGGTGTACTACGAGGGTCTCAATCTCATGAGCAACGCCATTTTCAGTAAGAACTTGTTCGATCCCAAAAATCTAGAGTCTGCAGAATTGAGAAACACTTTTAGTGAAATGGTGAACTTGACCGGAAAACCCAACTTGGCCGACTTTTATCCGTTTCTGAAGTTGGTGGACCCTCAGGGAGTGTGCCGTCGTCTGACAGTCCATCATAAGCGACTACATGAGTACTTAGATGTATTCATACAAGATCGGTTGGAGGCGAGGAGGCAAGGGGTCGGTCTACCCAAGGAAAAGGACTTTCTCGACATTCTGCTCGATCTGACTGCCCATGATTTCACTCTGGTGAATATCAGGGCTTTACTCTTG GAACTCTTGTCTGCTGGTAGTGATACTACTACTACAACAATTGAATGGGTTATGGTGGAACTAATTGCCAATCCTTACGTAATGAAAAAAGCGCAAAAGGAATTAGAAGAGGTAATTGGTCTCAATCGAAAAGTGGAAGAATCTGACATAGATCGTCTACCTTATCTCCATGCTATAGTGAAAGAAGTGTTTCGACTACACCCAGCACTTCCTTTGGCATTGCCCCATAGAGCAGACAACTCATGTGAGGTGGCAGGGTATATGATACCTAAGCATGCCATGGTGATTGTGAATCTGTGGGCAATTGGAAGAGATCCTAAAATTTGGAAAGAACCTTTAAAATTTATGCCAGAGAGGTTTTTTAATG GTCTGGTTACTAGTAATAAGAGACGTGCTgctagatgggatcctcctcctTTGGGCCATTTCAAGCTtgattttgatggtgcttctaggggtaaCCCGGGATTGGCTGGGGCTG CGCTGGTAAGCAGTGTGCTCGCTTATTTCTTAGTAGATTTAAtggggaaaagaaagaagaagagcagAGCAAATCTTCCTCCTGGACCTCCTGGCTGGCCCATCGTGGGAAACCTTCTCCAGCTGGGGAAAAAACCCAATGAATCTCTGTGGGCTCTTTCTCAGCAATACGGTCCTCTCATGACTCTCTCTCTCGGCATGAAAACTGCTGTGGTGGTTTCATCCTCTGAAATGGCAAAAGAGGTCCTCAAAATCCACGACCAGAATTTTGCAGGACGGATTATGATAGAAGCAGCAAAGGTGTTTTCTCACCATGAATCTTCAATTCCTTTTGCTCAGTATGGAGATTACTGGCGGAAGTTCAGACGCATTGCCACCACAGAGCTTTTCACTCCCACCAGACTCCAAGCGCTGCAACATCTCAGAAGAGATCAAGTCTCCGAGACGATTCGAATGGTCTTTGAGAAGAAAGGGACGAGTATGAATATTGCAGAGCTGGTGTACTACGAGGGTCTCAATCTCATGAGCAACGCCATTTTCAGTAAGAACTTGTTCGATCCCAAAAATCTAGAGTCTGCAGAATTGAGAAACACTTTTAGTGAAATGGTGAACTTGACCGGAAAACCCAACTTGGCCGACTTTTATCCGTTTCTGAAGTTGGTGGACCCTCAGGGAGTGTGCCGTCGTCTGACAGTCCATCATAAGCGACTACATGAGTACTTAGATGTATTCATACAAGATCGGTTGGAGGCGAGGAGGCAAGGGGTCGGTCTACCCAAGGAAAAGGACTTTCTCGACATTCTGCTCGATCTGACTGCCCATGATTTCACTCTGGTGAATATCAGGGCTTTACTCTTG GAACTCTTGTCTGCTGGTAGTGATACTACTACTACAACAATTGAATGGGTTATGGTGGAACTAATTGCCAATCCTTACGTAATGAAAAAAGCGCAAAAGGAATTAGAAGAGGTAATTGGTCTCAATCGAAAAGTGGAAGAATCTGACATAGATCGTCTACCTTATCTCCATGCTATAGTGAAAGAAGTGTTTCGACTACACCCAGCACTTCCTTTGGCATTGCCCCATAGAGCAGACAACTCATGTGAGGTGGCAGGGTATATGATACCTAAGCATGCCATGGTGATTGTGAATCTGTGGGCAATTGGAAGAGATCCTAAAATTTGGAAAGAACCTTTAAAATTTATGCCAGAGAGGTTTTTTAATGGTGAGAATAGTAAGGTAAAGTATAAGGGACAAAATTTTGAGCTGATACCATTTGGAGCTGGAAGAAGAATATGCTTAGGACTTCCTTTGGCTCATCAAATGGTTCATTTTACTATTGCTTCCTTAATCCATTCCTTCAATTGGATGCTTCCAATAGGGATGAATTATAATAAGATAGACATGAGTGAGACATTTGGAATAGTATTAAAGAAGTCTAAAGAATTGCATGCAATCCCCACACCAAGATTACCAAATCATCTATACTAA